In Carboxydocella sporoproducens DSM 16521, the sequence GAGCTATTGCAGCCTTTATTATATCAGACTGAGCAGCCATCCCGGGTACGTCTGGCTATTCTCAATGCCCTGATGGAAAATCTGGGGGAAGAGGAACAACGGCATTTGCTCTGGTCTTTGCGGCGGGACCAGCGGCTGGTAATGCGGCTGGCTATCCGGGAAATGGATTGTCAGTTAAGTCGACTGGACCTGGAAGAAGATGAACCCCTGCTGGCCTGGGGACAGTATTATTCTCCCTGGGATTCAGGGAACAAAGAGGCACTGGATCGCTGGTTAGCTATGCTGTTACAATCTGAACCGGCAGGACAGAAAGAAATCATAGGCCTGCTCAAAAGAGCCTGGCAGTTCCACTGGTTAACTGACTGGTTGGATTTTTTGAAGGAAGCCAGTGATAAACAGCTGCAAATACCGGTAGACCTCTGGGAGCTGGTTGGGGAGGAAGCTGTACCGGCATTGCTGGAAATCCTGCGTAAGGAAAAGGATGTGCAGCTGCGCCAGATAGCCATGGCTATCCTGGGACGACTGGGCTGTTATGACGAGCTGGAAAGACATTTGCTGGAGACCAGGAATCCCCCTGACTGGGAGGGGGTACTGGAACAGCTGGCCCGGGAAGGAAATCCCATCAGGTTGAACAACATCAGACCACTCTTAACCAGTTTTGCGCCCAGGGTGATTCTGGCTGCAACCCGTTATTTGCTGGCGATAGACAGTCAACAACTGAGCCAGTGGCTTAAGGCAGAGCTGTTGCAGCAATTGCTGCAAAATGTAGCAGAAGGTAAAATTTACGGAAAAAACTGGGGAGACCTGGCCCGCTTACTGGCGGCTCTTGCCTGTAAATGGCAGGTGGATTTGCGGCTATTGTTACCCGGTAGTGAGCAGGATAACATTTTATTACAACAGTTCATCCTGGAGGTTTATACCCACCGCAGCTAGGGTGGGTATAACTTTTTCCTGTAATTATGGACAAGAGTTAACGAATATGTTATGGTAAAGCTATTGAAGAGGGTGATAGATTGTTACTACATCTCAGTATGAGTTTAGCGGCGGGTTTAACTATTACTCTGGGTGCGATCCTGGCTTATCAGATTCGCAAGCCGGACCAGAAATTGATGGCAGCTTTTTTGGGTTTTGCCGCCGGGGTAATGGCAGCTTTGATTGGTACAGATCTGTTGCCAGAAGCTATGGAAACAGCAGGCTGGCCGCGGACTATCATCGGTGTTTGCCTTGGCTTTCTTTTCCTGGCCGGTATGGACAGGATTGCCCACCATACCCATGGTTTTGATCCGGAGGTGGAAAAGGAGATAGCCAGCAGCAAAGAACCGGATTGTGGCTGCTGTATCCACCTGGATCATACCAATCTTAACCCGGTCCATTTATGGAAACTGGGGTTCCTGGTGGCTTTAGGAACGGCCTTGCATAACCTGGTTGAGGGATTGACAGTGGGGGTTGGCTTCACGGTTGGGGAACACCTGGGAGAGGCTATTTTGCTGGCTGTAGTCCTGCATAATATTCCTATCGGCATGGCTATTGCCGTGCCCTGGCGTCTGGCCCGGCAGAGCCTGGTGAAAACGATAGCCATGACTTCATTGGTTGGGCTTTTTACCCCCCTGGGAACCTTATTGGGCCTGCTGGCTGATAGCCTGATTGCTCGTTTCGATGGGTTTATTATGGCAGTAGTGGCCGGGACCATGATCTATATCGCCTCCCTGGAGTTGATTCCCAAGTCCTACCGCAATCATCCCTGGTATGGGGCCATTGGGCTGGTAGTAGGGATGTTCACAATTTTTATTGTGCATCAACATTAGGAGAGATGGATATGGGGCAAAATATCCTTTTGTTAATTTTACTGGCTTTAGGGATACTGGGCCGGAATAATACGGTTGCTCTGGCAGCCTGTTTATTACTGGCCTTGCGTTTACTTAAATTGGACAAGCTGTTTCCCCTCATAGAAAAACACGGGCTGGAACTAGGGGTAATAGTTCTGACTATCGGGGTACTGGCTCCCCTGGCCAGTGGGGCGATTTCTCTAGAAACCATCTGGCAAACAGTGCGCAGTTCTTCCGGTTTGCTGGGGATTGCAGTTGGGGTACTGGTTGCCTATCTTGGGGGGCGTGGAGTCCATTTATTATCCGACCTGCCTCAGGCGGCAACAGGGATTATCATCGGTACAGTCATGGGTGTGGCCCTGTTACGGGGGGTACCGGTAGGACCATTGATTGGAGCTGGGATTTTAGCATTATTGCTTCAATATAAGTAGGGGAGGTTGTCATGGTGATTGAATACTTTTATCTACAAGCGGGAGAAAAAGAGATGATAGGGAATGTGGTGATTGACGAGAGGTTTCCCTTGCCTGTGGTGCAGGAAGACCTTGCTTATATGTTCAATAACGATAAGGGTATTCCCTGGGCTTACTTCATTAAAGGAATGGTATATGTGCTGGCTGAGGAAATCGACCCGGAAAACCACCAGAAATACTGGGAGTTTCTTCAGAATTATGACCCCAACCTGGCGGAAAAACTGGTGGCAGAAGGAGCAAAAGCTGCTGAAAAAGGTGCAAAAGACTGGGCGTTACGCTACTGGCAGGTAGCTGCTCGTCTAGATGGCAATCAGCCGGAGTTGCTCTATAATTATGGCATGTATTTTCTTGAAGAAGCGGCCAGGGCTAATGAAAACAGCAAAAGGGAAGAAATGCTGGAAAAAGCGGAAGAATATCTGGAAAAAGCGATTTGTATTAAAGGGGACTGGGCTCTGCCCTGGTACCGTCTAGGGTTTGTTTATCGTCATCTAGGCGACTGGGCTGAGGCTAAAGAAGCCTGGCAAAAAGCCCGGGAGCTGGGAGTGCCGGTAGAAGTAGAGGCGGAGATTGAACAATTAATCAATGATATCGATAGAATAGAACTGGTAGAATCCCAGTTTAAAAGCGGGCGAGCTTCACTGGCTCAGGGCAAGCTGAAGCAGGCAGCTTTGCTGCTTCAACCCCTGGTAAAAAAATATCCCGACTGGTGGGAAGCAAAATACTACCTGGGGCTGACGTATCGTTATCTAGAGGAATATGATAAAGCGATTGCTGTTTTAAGCGAAACAGTAAAACAGGCTCCCTGGTTTATTTCCGCTTACAATGAGCTGGCTATGTGTCTTTTTGTCCAGGGAGAACTGGAAAAAGCAGCAGATTATCTCTGGTTGGCTATTGCTAAACAACCTAAGGATGCTGGTTTATGGACAAACCTGGGCCTGGTGTATCAGAAGCGGGGTCAGTTGGATGATGCTGCTAAATGTTTCTACAAGGCACTGGAATTTAATCCTAAAGATGCCTTTGCTTTAAATTATCTTGCCGAATTGCCGGAAGAGTATCGCCGACCCTGCTAGGAGGGGAATTATGGCTATACTGCGATTTCGCATTGTCTACCAGGATCGGGTAGGGATTTTGTCTGATATAGCCAGGGAGCTTTCCCTGCAACAAGTTAACATCATTACTCTTGAACTTTCCCCCAATGTTATGTTTATGGAAGCGGAACTGCCGACGGGCCTGGATTTCAGCCGGATTAACCTGCTATTGCATAAGGTGGAAGGAGTCAAGGACGTCGAACTGGTTGAGCGCATGCCCCACCAGGAACGGGAATGGCACTTACAGGCCTTGCTGGATTCCATCAGTGATGGTATTCTGGCTATCGATCAGGAGGGCAAAATCGTAACCATTAATCCGGTAGCGGAAACTATTTTCCGCATTAAGCGGCAGGAAGCTCTGGGCCGACCGGTAGCGGAAATTTTAAGCCCGGATATTCCCATGCTCAAATGCTTGCAGGATGGGCAGCCCTATTCCCATAAAGAAATGATTCTCAATACCAGGCGGGGGAGATTGCACTTCCTGACTACCGGACGTCCGATTAAAGATGAAAAGGGCCGGGTTATCGGGGTGGTAGCCAGTATCAAGGATATGAGTGAGGTCAGACAGCTGGTTTACTCGGTAACCCAGCCGCCAATGACCACTTTTGCAGATATTCTCAAGACCAGTCCCTCCTTGCGCCCCCTAATCGATTTGGCGCAGACCGTAGCCAGAGGCAATTCCACTATCTTAATCAGGGGGGAGAGCGGTACGGGGAAGGAACTGCTGGCCCGGGCCATCCACATGGCCAGCCGGCGGCGGGGCAAGCCCTTTGTCCCTATTAACTGCGCTGCCCTGCCTGACTCCCTGCTGGAGGCGGAATTGTTTGGCTATGGCGAAGGAGCTTTTACCGGGGCCAAAAAAGGCGGTAAACAGGGGCTATTCGAATTTGCACACCAGGGTACCCTTTTTCTTGATGAAATCGGAGAACTATCTCCCCATCTGCAGGCCAAGCTTTTGCGAGTATTGCAGGAAGGGAGAGTGAGAAGAATTGGGGAGCAAGAGGAAATCCCGGTAGATGTCCGCATCATCTGTGCTACCCATCGCAACCTGGAGGAAATGATTGGAAATGGGCGTTTTCGGGAAGACCTTTACTACCGTTTAAATGTTGTCCCTCTATATTTGCCCCCCTTGCGCGAGAGAAAAGAAGATATCCCCGGTCTGGTGAAAAGCTTTATTGAAAAGTTTAACCAGCGCCTGGACAAAAATGTCCAGGTCATTGAACCTCAGGCTCTGAAGCGGCTGGAGAGTTATGACTGGCCAGGCAATATCCGCGAGCTGGAAAATGTAATTGAAAGGGCTATGAATCTGGCAGCGGGTCCGCGTCTGCAGGAACAGCATATACTCCTGGAAAGAAATCAGGAAGTGCGCTCAACCCTTCCCAGAAACAATTTTGGGGAAATGCGCACTTTGGCTGAAATTGTTGCTGAAGTGGAGAAAGAAGTTATACGTCAGGCCCTCAGTCGGTATAAAAGTGGGCGCCAGGCGGCTAAAGCGCTAGGGCTATCTCACACTGCCTTGCAAAATAAAATCAAGAAATATCAGCTGGCCGATGGCAACTAATCTTGCCATCGGCAATTTACGTTGCCATAATTGGAAACTAATATTGCCAAAATAAAAGAATGGAAACCGGGAACCTTATTAATAAGCTATTCGACAAATCGGCACAATTTTTGCAATAGTAGATGGTGCAGAAATTCAAGGGAGGTATGTTTTTTATGATTATTGGTGTACCCAAAGAGATTAAAAATAATGAAAACCGGGTTGCTATTACTCCGGCAGGTGTCCAGGCAATGGTCGCTGCCGGGCATAAGGTAGTAATTGAAAACAATGCCGGTGCAGGCAGCGGTATTAGCAACGAAGAATACATTGCTGCTGGGGCGGAAATTCTGG encodes:
- a CDS encoding HEAT repeat domain-containing protein, with product MNFQQTLQQLIEGTSKADFAAAEKLLELTAILGEFKCRSWQIHQALDQFAEDPDLAREFSRRLILAGSIPKTRWWAKRIKHLRRQGDQLVAQVVAEEAASWLGHPEWPVRQGAVELLAVGCSIRGEWLQQALRDFRVYVRGMVYRIICFALANPDVQKVEGLSRTQLIEMVEQGLADPSPYVREKAAYCLSYLPEVDSIELLQPLLYQTEQPSRVRLAILNALMENLGEEEQRHLLWSLRRDQRLVMRLAIREMDCQLSRLDLEEDEPLLAWGQYYSPWDSGNKEALDRWLAMLLQSEPAGQKEIIGLLKRAWQFHWLTDWLDFLKEASDKQLQIPVDLWELVGEEAVPALLEILRKEKDVQLRQIAMAILGRLGCYDELERHLLETRNPPDWEGVLEQLAREGNPIRLNNIRPLLTSFAPRVILAATRYLLAIDSQQLSQWLKAELLQQLLQNVAEGKIYGKNWGDLARLLAALACKWQVDLRLLLPGSEQDNILLQQFILEVYTHRS
- a CDS encoding ZIP family metal transporter, which gives rise to MLLHLSMSLAAGLTITLGAILAYQIRKPDQKLMAAFLGFAAGVMAALIGTDLLPEAMETAGWPRTIIGVCLGFLFLAGMDRIAHHTHGFDPEVEKEIASSKEPDCGCCIHLDHTNLNPVHLWKLGFLVALGTALHNLVEGLTVGVGFTVGEHLGEAILLAVVLHNIPIGMAIAVPWRLARQSLVKTIAMTSLVGLFTPLGTLLGLLADSLIARFDGFIMAVVAGTMIYIASLELIPKSYRNHPWYGAIGLVVGMFTIFIVHQH
- a CDS encoding DUF441 domain-containing protein, which produces MGQNILLLILLALGILGRNNTVALAACLLLALRLLKLDKLFPLIEKHGLELGVIVLTIGVLAPLASGAISLETIWQTVRSSSGLLGIAVGVLVAYLGGRGVHLLSDLPQAATGIIIGTVMGVALLRGVPVGPLIGAGILALLLQYK
- a CDS encoding tetratricopeptide repeat protein; the encoded protein is MIEYFYLQAGEKEMIGNVVIDERFPLPVVQEDLAYMFNNDKGIPWAYFIKGMVYVLAEEIDPENHQKYWEFLQNYDPNLAEKLVAEGAKAAEKGAKDWALRYWQVAARLDGNQPELLYNYGMYFLEEAARANENSKREEMLEKAEEYLEKAICIKGDWALPWYRLGFVYRHLGDWAEAKEAWQKARELGVPVEVEAEIEQLINDIDRIELVESQFKSGRASLAQGKLKQAALLLQPLVKKYPDWWEAKYYLGLTYRYLEEYDKAIAVLSETVKQAPWFISAYNELAMCLFVQGELEKAADYLWLAIAKQPKDAGLWTNLGLVYQKRGQLDDAAKCFYKALEFNPKDAFALNYLAELPEEYRRPC
- a CDS encoding sigma-54 interaction domain-containing protein encodes the protein MAILRFRIVYQDRVGILSDIARELSLQQVNIITLELSPNVMFMEAELPTGLDFSRINLLLHKVEGVKDVELVERMPHQEREWHLQALLDSISDGILAIDQEGKIVTINPVAETIFRIKRQEALGRPVAEILSPDIPMLKCLQDGQPYSHKEMILNTRRGRLHFLTTGRPIKDEKGRVIGVVASIKDMSEVRQLVYSVTQPPMTTFADILKTSPSLRPLIDLAQTVARGNSTILIRGESGTGKELLARAIHMASRRRGKPFVPINCAALPDSLLEAELFGYGEGAFTGAKKGGKQGLFEFAHQGTLFLDEIGELSPHLQAKLLRVLQEGRVRRIGEQEEIPVDVRIICATHRNLEEMIGNGRFREDLYYRLNVVPLYLPPLRERKEDIPGLVKSFIEKFNQRLDKNVQVIEPQALKRLESYDWPGNIRELENVIERAMNLAAGPRLQEQHILLERNQEVRSTLPRNNFGEMRTLAEIVAEVEKEVIRQALSRYKSGRQAAKALGLSHTALQNKIKKYQLADGN